A genomic window from Candidatus Nitrosoglobus terrae includes:
- a CDS encoding heavy-metal-associated domain-containing protein yields MRQLIIAILISLPLTIFASTTLKTVVLDVQNMTCSLCPITVKKSLEKVAGVNMAKVDYSSKTATVTYDPDKIQLQMLIVATTNAGYPSTVRK; encoded by the coding sequence ATGCGCCAACTAATAATCGCAATCCTTATATCTTTACCGTTGACGATATTCGCCAGTACTACGTTAAAGACAGTGGTGCTGGATGTGCAAAACATGACCTGTAGTCTCTGTCCAATCACGGTTAAGAAATCGCTCGAAAAAGTAGCTGGGGTCAATATGGCCAAAGTTGACTATAGCTCAAAAACGGCCACTGTAACCTATGATCCTGACAAGATCCAACTACAGATGTTAATTGTAGCGACGACGAACGCAGGTTATCCCTCAACAGTACGGAAATAA
- a CDS encoding GDCCVxC domain-containing (seleno)protein — MNTVILKSILTCPHCNFAKQEIMPTDSCQFYYECDNCKALLRPNPGDCCVFCSFGSVLCPPIQAQKQCCG, encoded by the coding sequence ATGAATACTGTTATCCTTAAGTCTATACTGACCTGTCCTCATTGCAATTTTGCTAAACAGGAAATCATGCCAACCGATTCCTGTCAGTTTTACTACGAATGCGATAATTGTAAGGCATTACTACGCCCAAATCCGGGTGACTGTTGCGTCTTTTGCTCCTTCGGTTCAGTGCTATGCCCACCGATTCAAGCGCAGAAACAGTGCTGTGGCTAA
- the ada gene encoding bifunctional DNA-binding transcriptional regulator/O6-methylguanine-DNA methyltransferase Ada, producing MTILKNKTPVTDQNKDDPRWHAIVMREIKANGKFFYAVKTTGVYCHPFCAARLPRPENICFYTTQEEAEQAGFRPCKRCKPDRPSLINPHITEIIQSCRIIEKAEDILSFKDLAKQVGMSAYHFHRLFKQITGLTPYQYAVAHKINRIKRELSQESTVTQAILNAGYNSNSRFYEKSNEVLGMTPSNYRRGGKNMEIRFAISKCLLGLILVAQSALGVCAILLGDDSKALVHDLQERFPHANLMREDDNLKQLIVSVVGFIEAPEIGLDLPLDIRGTAFQQRVWQLLRQIPIGQTLSYTEVARRIGAPKSARAVAGACAANQIAIAIPCHRVVRSDGKISGYRWGIERKRTLLDNEGTVKKINVKNYDELNYGL from the coding sequence ATGACTATTTTAAAAAACAAAACCCCGGTTACAGATCAGAATAAAGATGATCCCCGCTGGCATGCTATTGTCATGCGTGAAATCAAAGCGAATGGTAAATTTTTTTATGCAGTTAAAACTACAGGGGTTTATTGTCATCCCTTTTGTGCTGCCCGTTTACCTCGTCCAGAGAATATTTGCTTTTATACGACACAAGAGGAAGCAGAGCAAGCGGGTTTTCGTCCTTGTAAACGGTGTAAACCTGATCGGCCTTCACTGATTAATCCACATATAACTGAAATTATTCAATCCTGTCGAATCATTGAGAAAGCAGAAGATATTCTGAGTTTTAAGGATCTCGCAAAACAGGTAGGAATGAGTGCGTATCATTTTCATCGACTATTTAAACAAATCACGGGATTAACACCCTATCAATACGCGGTAGCACACAAGATAAACCGAATAAAAAGGGAACTCAGCCAAGAGAGTACAGTGACACAAGCAATCCTTAATGCAGGCTATAATTCCAATAGCCGTTTCTACGAAAAATCCAACGAAGTATTAGGGATGACACCCAGCAATTATCGACGAGGGGGTAAAAATATGGAGATCCGTTTTGCAATAAGTAAATGCTTATTGGGACTGATCCTTGTAGCTCAAAGTGCACTAGGTGTTTGCGCTATTTTGCTGGGTGATGATTCAAAAGCCCTTGTACATGATCTTCAGGAACGCTTCCCTCACGCTAATTTAATGAGGGAGGATGATAATCTTAAGCAGTTAATCGTAAGCGTAGTAGGTTTTATTGAAGCGCCTGAAATTGGCCTTGATCTACCTTTAGATATCCGGGGTACTGCATTTCAGCAGCGCGTTTGGCAGCTATTACGCCAAATCCCTATAGGTCAAACCCTTAGCTATACTGAAGTTGCTCGCCGTATTGGGGCACCTAAATCAGCGCGAGCTGTCGCTGGAGCATGTGCTGCTAACCAGATCGCCATTGCTATTCCTTGCCATCGGGTTGTTCGCAGTGATGGAAAAATATCAGGTTATCGTTGGGGTATCGAACGTAAGCGAACGCTTCTTGATAACGAAGGTACTGTTAAGAAAATAAACGTAAAAAATTATGATGAACTTAATTATGGCCTATAA
- the acnA gene encoding aconitate hydratase AcnA, with amino-acid sequence MINSFNTRSTLTVGEKSYEIFHLKALLDQGYPVDRLPYTLKVLLENLLRTEDGVNVTRNSIKALLEWVVNAEPNVEIAFTPARVLMQDFTGVPAIADLAAMRDAMERLGGDPNRINPLSPADLVIDHSVMVDHFGSQDSLNLNIEMEYHRNRERYKFLRWGQNAFSNFRVVPPGTGIVHQVNLEYLASVVFTHKIDDIVQAYPDTLVGTDSHTTMINGLGVLGWGVGGIEAEAVMLGQPISLLLPQVVGFQLKGRMPEGATATDLVLTITEMLRKKGVVGKFVEFFGEGLTHLPLADRATIGNMAPEYGATCGIFPIDRETIRYLNLSGRSAETVALVESYAKEQGMWSEDGAQMADYTEVVELDISTIEPSLAGPKRPQDRVALKDVKAVFTHNLQAHLNKHCGIAEERFKNEGGGVAIGGSIDSKRGSVEVELNDEKTLLKHGAVVIAAITSCTNTSNPAVLVAAALLAKKAHVRGLTVKPWVKTSFAPGSQVVPAYLEKMGLMDSLNALGFNIIGFGCTTCIGNSGPLLKPVSQAINDGNLMVASVLSGNRNFEGRIHAEVQTNWLTSPPLVIAYALAGNMMIDLATEPLGQDKKGEDIFLKDIWPTAMEVSQAIDTHINRTLFQEHYSRVFTGDSYWQGIETATSQNYDWAPSTYIAHPPYFQGMSMEKCQISNIVDAHCLVMVGNSITTDHISPAGAIQPDSPAGEHLQAQGVKLKDFNSYGSRRGNHEVMIRGTFANVRLHNKIAPGTEGGWTTHIPSNEVMSIFEAAERYRKEATPLIILAGKEYGTGSSRDWAAKGVNLLGVKAVIAESFERIHRSNLVGFGVLPLQFISGENADSLGLTGREKFSISLSGNNVKNITVIAKGDDNKEIMFSTVVRIDTPKERDYFRNGGILHYVLRNLARQFPATT; translated from the coding sequence ATGATTAATAGTTTCAATACGCGCTCAACCCTAACAGTCGGTGAAAAATCTTACGAAATCTTCCATCTTAAGGCACTCCTAGATCAAGGATATCCAGTAGATCGTTTACCTTATACCTTGAAGGTGCTGCTGGAAAACCTTTTACGCACAGAAGATGGGGTTAACGTCACCAGAAACAGCATCAAAGCGTTACTAGAGTGGGTCGTTAACGCTGAGCCAAATGTAGAAATTGCTTTTACTCCTGCTAGGGTGTTGATGCAAGATTTTACTGGAGTTCCAGCCATTGCAGATCTTGCAGCAATGCGAGATGCGATGGAGCGCTTAGGAGGAGATCCAAACCGCATTAACCCTCTATCTCCTGCAGATCTAGTGATCGATCATTCTGTCATGGTGGATCATTTTGGTAGCCAAGACTCTCTAAATCTCAATATTGAAATGGAATATCATCGTAATAGGGAACGTTATAAGTTTTTGCGTTGGGGGCAAAATGCCTTCTCTAATTTTCGAGTAGTGCCTCCGGGTACCGGCATTGTTCATCAAGTAAACTTAGAATATTTAGCAAGCGTAGTTTTTACTCATAAAATCGACGACATCGTTCAAGCCTATCCTGATACCTTAGTAGGTACTGATTCCCATACTACCATGATTAATGGTTTGGGCGTTTTAGGCTGGGGAGTTGGGGGAATTGAAGCAGAAGCAGTAATGCTAGGTCAGCCTATCTCTTTGCTACTTCCCCAAGTGGTTGGTTTTCAGCTTAAAGGCAGGATGCCTGAAGGAGCTACAGCCACTGATTTAGTGCTCACTATCACTGAAATGCTACGTAAAAAAGGAGTGGTAGGGAAATTTGTGGAATTTTTTGGTGAAGGATTAACGCACCTCCCTTTGGCTGATCGGGCGACTATTGGCAATATGGCACCGGAGTATGGGGCAACTTGCGGTATTTTCCCTATTGATAGGGAAACTATACGTTATTTAAATTTATCTGGCCGCTCAGCAGAAACAGTAGCTCTAGTAGAATCTTACGCTAAAGAGCAGGGGATGTGGAGCGAAGATGGCGCTCAAATGGCAGACTACACGGAAGTAGTGGAATTGGATATAAGTACAATTGAGCCTAGTCTCGCAGGCCCTAAGCGTCCTCAGGATCGGGTAGCACTAAAGGATGTAAAAGCCGTATTTACCCATAATCTACAGGCTCATTTAAATAAGCATTGTGGTATTGCCGAAGAGCGTTTTAAGAATGAAGGAGGGGGAGTTGCTATTGGAGGCTCTATTGATTCTAAACGAGGAAGCGTTGAGGTTGAGTTAAATGACGAGAAAACGCTGCTTAAACATGGAGCCGTGGTTATTGCAGCGATTACTAGTTGTACCAATACTTCTAATCCAGCCGTACTAGTAGCGGCAGCGTTGCTTGCCAAAAAAGCGCACGTTCGTGGCTTGACGGTTAAACCTTGGGTAAAAACCTCCTTTGCCCCTGGATCCCAAGTAGTCCCTGCATATTTAGAGAAAATGGGACTTATGGATTCTCTCAATGCCCTAGGCTTTAATATTATTGGTTTTGGCTGCACAACCTGTATTGGTAATTCGGGTCCTTTATTAAAACCCGTTAGCCAAGCGATTAATGACGGTAATCTGATGGTGGCTTCTGTTTTATCAGGTAATCGTAATTTTGAAGGACGAATACATGCTGAGGTACAAACTAATTGGCTCACCTCCCCCCCCTTAGTTATTGCCTATGCCTTAGCAGGTAATATGATGATTGATCTGGCTACCGAGCCTCTAGGGCAAGATAAGAAAGGAGAGGATATATTTTTGAAGGATATTTGGCCTACTGCTATGGAGGTATCTCAAGCCATAGACACTCATATTAATCGTACGCTATTTCAGGAACACTATAGTCGTGTATTTACAGGCGATTCTTATTGGCAAGGGATTGAGACTGCAACTAGCCAGAATTACGATTGGGCACCTTCTACCTATATCGCCCATCCTCCTTATTTCCAAGGTATGAGTATGGAGAAGTGCCAGATCTCAAATATTGTTGATGCTCACTGTCTAGTCATGGTAGGTAATTCTATTACTACTGATCATATTTCACCAGCCGGTGCTATCCAGCCAGATAGTCCAGCAGGAGAACACTTACAGGCACAGGGTGTCAAACTTAAGGATTTTAATTCCTATGGTTCTCGTCGCGGTAATCATGAAGTAATGATTCGGGGTACCTTTGCCAATGTGCGATTACATAATAAGATAGCTCCCGGTACTGAGGGAGGGTGGACAACTCATATACCTTCAAATGAGGTTATGAGTATTTTTGAGGCTGCAGAAAGGTATCGTAAAGAAGCCACACCGCTTATCATTCTTGCAGGTAAGGAATATGGTACTGGATCTAGCCGTGACTGGGCAGCTAAAGGAGTCAATCTGCTAGGAGTAAAGGCGGTGATTGCTGAGAGTTTTGAACGTATTCACCGATCTAACTTGGTAGGATTTGGTGTATTACCTCTACAGTTCATATCAGGGGAAAACGCTGACAGTTTAGGGTTAACGGGGAGGGAGAAATTTTCTATTTCTTTATCTGGTAATAATGTTAAAAATATCACTGTAATTGCTAAGGGAGATGATAACAAAGAGATTATGTTTAGCACCGTAGTTCGAATTGATACGCCTAAAGAGCGGGATTATTTTCGTAATGGAGGTATTTTGCACTATGTGCTTCGAAACTTGGCTCGCCAATTTCCAGCGACTACATAG
- a CDS encoding urate hydroxylase PuuD: MELIPLLPLDRWLHFLAGIAWIGLLYYFNLVQTPAMAEANKDQKGPGSAAISKYIAPRALLWFRWSALVTWLSGLMYLAIAPQYSIHGAFTLGIGFHNIALTAIGVGAWLGTIMLFNVWVLIWRNQKKLLNLVPATGEEKAKAGRVAFLASRTNTMLSIPLLLFMGSAPHGLLF; this comes from the coding sequence ATGGAACTTATACCATTATTGCCCCTAGATCGTTGGTTACACTTCCTTGCCGGTATCGCTTGGATTGGATTATTGTATTATTTTAACTTGGTGCAAACGCCAGCAATGGCGGAGGCCAATAAAGATCAAAAGGGGCCAGGATCTGCAGCCATTAGTAAATATATTGCCCCTCGTGCACTATTATGGTTTCGATGGTCAGCGCTTGTAACTTGGTTATCTGGCCTTATGTACTTAGCGATAGCTCCTCAATACAGCATACACGGTGCTTTTACATTGGGTATTGGATTTCACAATATTGCTTTAACTGCGATTGGAGTGGGGGCTTGGCTAGGCACCATTATGCTGTTTAATGTTTGGGTGTTAATTTGGCGTAATCAGAAAAAACTGCTTAATTTAGTTCCAGCCACCGGGGAGGAAAAAGCAAAAGCGGGTCGGGTAGCATTCCTAGCTTCTCGCACTAACACCATGTTATCTATACCTCTACTTTTATTTATGGGAAGCGCTCCCCATGGCTTATTATTTTAA
- a CDS encoding PIG-L deacetylase family protein, giving the protein MSKILVISAHPDDMEIGMGGTVVKKIMQGAQITSVILTDGRRSSNPFQWPEERMASIRKQEAMNAALILGVKEVIFFDLPKLTDNLHYNLAKERLGTLIKQLQPDEVYFPHEYLDRHPTHQLAGKITRECLENSLSLAAMWAYEVWGLFPTWDRTEYIDDQVGKKIQAIEAHKSQVASIPYGEAVIGLNRWRAVFENPQQATTKGIFAEVFLLMSPTF; this is encoded by the coding sequence TTGAGCAAGATTCTAGTAATTAGCGCCCACCCTGATGATATGGAGATCGGAATGGGGGGTACTGTAGTTAAGAAAATAATGCAAGGAGCTCAAATTACCTCAGTAATTTTGACCGATGGTAGAAGAAGTTCAAATCCTTTTCAGTGGCCAGAAGAAAGGATGGCTAGCATCCGCAAGCAAGAGGCAATGAATGCAGCATTAATACTAGGAGTTAAAGAGGTCATTTTTTTTGATCTTCCAAAATTAACGGATAATCTTCATTATAATTTAGCTAAAGAACGACTGGGAACACTTATCAAGCAGCTGCAACCCGATGAAGTTTATTTTCCTCATGAATATTTAGATAGGCATCCTACTCATCAGCTGGCTGGGAAAATAACTAGAGAGTGCTTGGAAAACTCACTATCACTAGCAGCGATGTGGGCCTATGAGGTTTGGGGATTGTTCCCTACATGGGATCGTACTGAATATATTGATGATCAAGTGGGGAAAAAGATTCAGGCAATTGAGGCACATAAGAGTCAAGTGGCCTCTATTCCTTATGGGGAAGCTGTTATTGGGCTTAACCGGTGGCGAGCTGTATTTGAAAATCCTCAACAAGCTACTACTAAAGGTATATTTGCAGAAGTTTTTCTTCTAATGTCACCGACCTTCTAG
- a CDS encoding lysylphosphatidylglycerol synthase domain-containing protein yields the protein MRLGMIVVTIAGLTLAILLIVHQGLNNVIQAVTAIGWGILAIIIIHLPQLFLSGLAWRTLFQQIWTPSLSAFTITRWIREAIDSLLPMVVSLGGAIIGVRLLILRGLTGRDASASVIVDLTMEAISQFLFTLIGLILLIISGYHGRIVEGVTIGLIISVFGVLAFLIIQRSGFFLLFERLFSWLATHWPTLSADAINGLHNNIQQFYRNPKTLMLACNFHLISWVLGTFETWLALNFIGTPISLQESLILESLGQAVRSAGTIIPGAYGIQEGGYMILGEVFGLAPEIGLALSIIKRLRDVMLGIPALITWQILEGR from the coding sequence ATGCGTCTAGGTATGATTGTAGTTACTATTGCTGGGCTAACTTTAGCCATTTTGCTAATAGTACATCAAGGTTTAAATAATGTAATTCAAGCAGTTACAGCTATAGGATGGGGTATTTTAGCTATCATTATTATTCATCTACCGCAACTTTTTCTCTCTGGATTAGCTTGGCGTACTTTGTTCCAACAAATATGGACACCTTCGTTATCAGCTTTTACTATAACGCGATGGATACGAGAGGCTATAGATAGCCTATTACCTATGGTAGTTTCATTGGGTGGGGCTATTATTGGTGTCCGGCTACTAATACTTCGTGGCTTAACTGGCAGAGATGCCAGTGCTAGTGTAATTGTTGATCTGACTATGGAAGCAATTAGCCAATTTTTATTTACCTTAATAGGGCTAATCCTATTAATTATTAGCGGCTATCATGGCCGAATCGTTGAGGGGGTAACCATTGGTTTAATTATTTCAGTATTTGGTGTACTCGCATTTTTAATTATACAGCGTAGTGGTTTTTTTCTCCTCTTTGAGAGACTGTTTTCTTGGCTAGCTACGCATTGGCCTACTTTATCTGCTGATGCTATTAATGGACTCCATAATAATATCCAGCAGTTCTATCGTAATCCGAAGACCTTAATGCTAGCTTGCAACTTTCACTTGATTTCTTGGGTTCTCGGGACTTTTGAAACATGGTTAGCCCTTAATTTTATTGGTACTCCAATTAGTCTACAAGAATCTTTGATCTTAGAAAGCTTAGGTCAAGCGGTCCGTAGTGCTGGAACTATCATTCCTGGGGCTTATGGAATTCAAGAAGGGGGATATATGATTTTAGGAGAGGTATTTGGTTTAGCGCCCGAGATAGGTTTAGCGTTGTCTATTATTAAACGTCTGCGTGATGTTATGTTGGGAATTCCGGCATTGATTACATGGCAAATACTAGAAGGTCGGTGA